The DNA region GCGCAAATCTACCGCATCCAATTTTAATCGTAAGTTGGTTACAGCCTTGGACGCCTGAAAATAAGAGTAAGATGAGCAAGCAGATAGAAGCGGTACTCTCACAAGTCAATGCGAACTTAGAAAAACATGAGCGAATCAATTTAGTATTGATGGTGAATGAAGATTGGACGACGGATAATGGAATGATGACTCCAACGTTAAAGATTCGTCGTCAAGCTATTGATAAACACTACGCTGATATTGTAGAAAAATACCCAAGCTCTAAAATAATGAAAGTGCAATGGTGTGAGCGAGCGAAAACGGACAATGCTGAGTAGAATCTAATTGGTATTTAAGGCCGGGACAATTAAAATAACGGCGAGCAATAAATCGGTAATTAATGATTTTAGATTGTCCCATTAATCAATGATAACCCTTTCGAAAAGTTGTTCCGTAAAGCATAAAAGATATTGCATAAGATCTATTTCAAAATAACTAATGCATAAGACATAGCGGACGAGCAAAAGTACATGAATAAAAACCTATGAATACTCGTGCATTGATGGCCGCGGTTGGCGCGATCGTTTTTATGGCCAGTGTTCCTACATTGATTAAAGTCAATGCGGCTAACGAGATAGAAATTGCTACCGCTCGATTATTAATTGCTTGTTTGGGGATGACTTTATTATTAGGTGAATTAGTCTCGACTTAATCTGACACATCAACTTGAAAAAGTGAGAGTTACCCGTTTTGATTAAAGGTGTCGAATCTTTAAATCAGAACGTTATAGAGGTAACTCTCATGCTACATACTAACAACCCAATCATAAAACACAAAGCTGGTTTACTTAACTTAGCAGAAGAACTCGGGAACGTATCGAAAGCCTGTAAGGTAATGGGCGTATCACGAGATACATTTTATCGCTATCAAGAACTGGTCGAAGAAGGCGGTATCGATGCCCTTATCAGCAAGAGCCGTCGCAACCCAAATGTTAAAAATCGCGTTGATGAAGCCACAGAAACAGCGGTTATCAATTATGCCATTGAGTTTCCGGCACACGGCCAACACCGAACCAGTAACGAGTTGCGAAAGAAAGGAGTCTTTGTATCAGGGAGCGGTGTCCGGTCGATATGGCTCAGGCATGACCTAGAAAACTTTAAGAAGCGCTTGAAGGCACTGGAAGATAAGGTTGCTAAAGAGGGCATCATACTGACCGATAGCCAAATAGCTGCACTTGAGAAGAAGAAAAATGATGATGAAGCCTGTGGTGAGATTGAAACAGCTCACCCTGGCTACTTAGGCTCACAAGATACCTTTTATGTCGGTAACCTAAAGGGCGTTGGACGAATTTACCAACAAACCTTCATCGACACTTACAGCAAAGTTGCCTTTGCCAAACTCTACACCACAAAAACACCTATTACCGCAGCCGACATACTTAATGACAAAGTGCTACCTTACTTCCAGCAACATGAGTTACCCATGTTGCGAGTATTAACGGATCGCGGCACTGAGTATTGTGGAAAAGTTGAACATCACGACTATCAGCTGTATTTAGCAATCAATGACATCGAGCATACAAAGACTAAAGCAATGTCACCGCAAACCAATGGTATCTGCGAACGATTCCATAAAACGATATTGAACGAGTTCTACCAGGTTACATTTCGGAAGAAATTATACAGTTCACTGGATGAGCTTCAAAAGGATCTGGACGAATGGATAGTTTACTACAATAATGAACGCACCCATCAAGGAAAAATGTGTTGTGGACGAACGCCCAATGAAACATTAATTGATGGTAAGAGAATTTGGGCTGACAAAAATCTAGCTCAAATCTAAACTGACAGACACCAATTGAAAAACGGGTAACTGTCAGATTAAGTCTGAGCTAGTACATATTAGGGGTAAAAAAAATAAGCCTCAAATTAAGGAAGCGTCAATGGCTTGGTTTGTTATTAATTGGTGTTACCTTTGCCGTACATTGGTTTCTTTATTTTAAAAGTATAAAGTTATCAACCCCCTCTATCGCAGCCATTGCCGTATCAACCTACGGCATTCATGTTTTGTTTTTAAGCGCTGTATTTTTAAAGCAAAAAATCACTTCTACAGATTTGATTGCAACAGTCTTTGCCTTTGGCGGTATGCTCTTAGTGATTCCTGAATTCAATTGGTCTTCCGAGCTATTTTGGGGAGCCATTATCGGTGTTGCCAGTGGCTTTTTATACGGAGTATTGCCGGTGCTCCATCAATTAAATAACTCGCTGTCTAATACGCTGCGCGCTTGGGGGCAGTTTACTTTCGCTTTTGTCGCTTTTTTGCCGTTTGGCCTGCAGCAACAATGGGCGCTACAATCGAACGATGTTTTAGGGTTGCTATTTTTGGGCGTTGTGTCGACGCTATTTGCTCATAGCATGTGGATTAAAGCGACGACGGAATTACCGGGCGTTATTACCGGAATTACCTACTATTTGTACATCCCATTAGCCGTGTTGATAAGTTTTCTAAGTATTGACGAGCCTATCACGGGGTCGATGATTCTGGGCGCTTTAATAATTATAGTGGCCAATGTAGTATTAGTGATTAATAAATGGCAAAGTCGGCTTAAGGCTAAAGCAAAGTAAAAGAGAAAGAGAAAGAGAAAGAGAAAGATATTAGAAAGAGAAATAGAAGAGAAAGAAAATAATATAACGACAGTGTAAGTTGATGCGAAAGGGGAGAATATGAAACGAATAAACTACTTCCGAAGCTTAGCCGTTGGTCTAGCTAGCTCGAGTCTAATGATTGCAAGCACGCTGAATGCGGCGGGCGGTCAACAACAAACCATTCAATACATTGACCAGAGTGCGCTGCATAAAATTGCCTCTGAAGTGTCTGCTAAGCGTATTGAGAACGATATCCGAAAGTTAGTCAGTTTTGGAACACGACACACTTTATCTGAGACTCAGTCAAACACTCGTGGTATTGGTGCCGCTCGACGTTGGATCAAAGAAGAATTTGAGAAAATTTCTAAGCAATGTGGCGGTTGCCTTGAAGTGATTATGGTGAAAGATACCATTTCAGGTGAAAAGAGAATTCCTAACCCAACTGAGGTCGTCAATGTCATTGCCATACAGCGGGGGAGCATCGACCCGAATCGGTACGTTGTTATGTCTGGTGACATCGACTCTAGAGTATCCGACCCTTTAAATGCAACCGATGACTCTCCCGGAGCTAATGATAATGCGTCTGGTGTTGCAGGCACGATAGAAGCCGCTAGGGTGCTTTCTAAGTATAAATTTAAAGGCTCGATTATCTACGCGGCTTTATCAGGTGAAGAGCAGGGGTTGTTTGGTGGAAAAATTTTAGCTGAACATGCAGTAAAAAATCAGTGGCGAATCAAAGCGGTGTTAAACAACGACATGATCGGAAACATTGAGGGCATTAACGGTGTTATCAATAATACCACTGCACGAATCTTCTCAGAGGGAACGCGAGCAGTTGAGACAACTGAAGAAGCGCGAATTCGGCGTTTTACTGGTGGTGAAGTTGATTCTCCAAGTCGTAACCTCGCTCGATATATTGACTGGATAGCCGATCGCTACATTCCAAATCTAGACACAATGATGGTTTATCGATTAGATAGATTTGCTCGTGGTGGGCATCATCGTCCATTTAATGCGGTCGGTTTTCCTGGCGTTCGTATTATGGAAACGAACGAACATTATGATCGACAACATCAAGACCTACGCGAAGAAAATGGTGTCCAATACGGCGATACTATTGATGGTGTTAATTTTCCTTACGCTGCTAAATTAACAGCGCTTAACGCTGTTTCGCTAGCCAGTATGGCGTGGGCGCCGGCACCACCCAGTGGCGTTGAAATAAGTGGTGCAGTCCTGCCATCGACAACATTGAAATGGAATAAGCCTGCCGTGCGAGAGTCGTCGATGATTGCCGGTTATAAAATCTATTGGCGTTATACCGATCAACCACAATGGCAGTTCAGTCGATTTGTAGGCAAAGTGAATCAATTTACACTAGAAAACGTGGTTATCGATAATTACTTTTTTGGCGTAGCGGCAGTTAGTCAAGATGGCTATGAAAGCCCAGTGGTGTTCCCTGGACCAAACGGATCATTTGGTGACTAAATTCTGAGTTGGTTTTTAATATAGTTTGAGCTGATTAAAAAAGAACGCTGTGCAATCACAGCGCTCTTTTTCGAGCTTGCTTTTTATGAGTAATTTCTCAAGATTAACTTTTCAAGGTTAACTTTTAAAAATTACATTGACCAATTAACAATCGGTATCTTTGGTCTCTAATCCTTCTTTAATTTCTTCACACTTGTCTTCGATGGTGTTACCAACATCACGCGCTGTATCTTTTGCTTTGTCGCCGATGTCTTCAGCGGTATCGGTGATTGCGTCACTGGCATCTTTCACTTGCTCCTTCAACGAGTTGTCTTCTTCTTCAGCACAACCCATTAAAGTAAAACTAAATAATGCGGCAGCGATAAAGGTTAAGTTTTTCATAGTTTTCTCCTATTGTTGTAAATGAAAGTTACAATGATGTTAAAAATGCGACTTTTCTTTTTTAAAATTTAATGCTTTTTTGCAATCACTCAGTTAGGCGTTACTTCGTTTCCTGCTTCGTAACATTGAAACGAACCAAAGTATTAGGAAAAGAATAAACATTACTTTTGCAAACGTGGTCGCGACACCAGCAATATTGGTAAATCCTAGAACTGCAGCGATGATGGCAATGACTAAGAATAGAATTGAACCGTTTAACATGTTTACTCCTATAGATAAGGTTATCTGTTCAAGCTTTTAAAGTACCCAGCTATTTTTGAAATCGAAGCATTCAAAAACTCAGCATCCAAAAGCTGGACGTTAAAAGTATTCGCCTGAATTTGCGTATACATAGAGCAGAGCATTTATCGTGCCAAACGAATTTACTGGGCTTTAACGCAGAAGTTGGCTAAAATGACCCAAGTCTTGGTTGATTTCCCCCAACCAGTGGTTTGTAAGAACCGTCATTTTTATTCCAAAAATATATTAAAAGTGGATATCTCCAACTTTGGATATTGCAATTTAAAATAATGAACTCAATCGCGCTTTGAATAAATTCTTGTTGAAACAAAGATATGAACTGCCTAATTTGAAATTGACATCAACGCTGTTCGGAGTAGAAAAATGCTTAGTTTCAAGTCAGACAAAATTGAAGAGTTAGGTAATCTACTAACCACTCATCCTATTTATACATCAATCGATACTTTGGAAGATGCCAAAGTATTTATGGAACATCATGTTTTCGCAGTTTGGGATTTCATGACCTTATTGAAAGCACTGCAAATTAAAATGACCAATGTCACCATTCCTTGGGTACCTACTGGTGACCCAGCGGTTAGAATGATGATTAATGAAATCGTACTTGGCGAAGAGTCAGA from Pleionea litopenaei includes:
- a CDS encoding IS481 family transposase yields the protein MLHTNNPIIKHKAGLLNLAEELGNVSKACKVMGVSRDTFYRYQELVEEGGIDALISKSRRNPNVKNRVDEATETAVINYAIEFPAHGQHRTSNELRKKGVFVSGSGVRSIWLRHDLENFKKRLKALEDKVAKEGIILTDSQIAALEKKKNDDEACGEIETAHPGYLGSQDTFYVGNLKGVGRIYQQTFIDTYSKVAFAKLYTTKTPITAADILNDKVLPYFQQHELPMLRVLTDRGTEYCGKVEHHDYQLYLAINDIEHTKTKAMSPQTNGICERFHKTILNEFYQVTFRKKLYSSLDELQKDLDEWIVYYNNERTHQGKMCCGRTPNETLIDGKRIWADKNLAQI
- a CDS encoding DMT family transporter → MSLKLRKRQWLGLLLIGVTFAVHWFLYFKSIKLSTPSIAAIAVSTYGIHVLFLSAVFLKQKITSTDLIATVFAFGGMLLVIPEFNWSSELFWGAIIGVASGFLYGVLPVLHQLNNSLSNTLRAWGQFTFAFVAFLPFGLQQQWALQSNDVLGLLFLGVVSTLFAHSMWIKATTELPGVITGITYYLYIPLAVLISFLSIDEPITGSMILGALIIIVANVVLVINKWQSRLKAKAK
- a CDS encoding DUF1328 domain-containing protein encodes the protein MLNGSILFLVIAIIAAVLGFTNIAGVATTFAKVMFILFLILWFVSMLRSRKRSNA
- a CDS encoding M28 family metallopeptidase translates to MKRINYFRSLAVGLASSSLMIASTLNAAGGQQQTIQYIDQSALHKIASEVSAKRIENDIRKLVSFGTRHTLSETQSNTRGIGAARRWIKEEFEKISKQCGGCLEVIMVKDTISGEKRIPNPTEVVNVIAIQRGSIDPNRYVVMSGDIDSRVSDPLNATDDSPGANDNASGVAGTIEAARVLSKYKFKGSIIYAALSGEEQGLFGGKILAEHAVKNQWRIKAVLNNDMIGNIEGINGVINNTTARIFSEGTRAVETTEEARIRRFTGGEVDSPSRNLARYIDWIADRYIPNLDTMMVYRLDRFARGGHHRPFNAVGFPGVRIMETNEHYDRQHQDLREENGVQYGDTIDGVNFPYAAKLTALNAVSLASMAWAPAPPSGVEISGAVLPSTTLKWNKPAVRESSMIAGYKIYWRYTDQPQWQFSRFVGKVNQFTLENVVIDNYFFGVAAVSQDGYESPVVFPGPNGSFGD